In one window of Saccharomyces paradoxus chromosome VII, complete sequence DNA:
- the CCH1 gene encoding calcium channel protein CCH1 (Voltage-gated high-affinity calcium channel~similar to YGR217W), which yields MQGRKRTLTEPFEPNTNPFGDNAAVMAENVENNTEVGGNRPESKPQALIPPALNIVPPESTSNSTVEQKEDSYNENGKDNSLISNIFRTRIGRSSHENLSRPKLSLQTASFGAAESSRRNVSPSARSAKSSSQYIDLNDERLRRRSFSSYSRTSSRRVSNSPSSTDRPPRSAKVLSLIAADDMDDFEDLQKGFKSAIDEEGLTWLPQLKSEKSHTESVVGEDGEEEEEPEFIPDVHTPNVGTSTTPGSIHLTPEPAQNGSLSEGLEGSINNSRKKSSPKFSRHLSPQKEGKDQTEVIEYAEEIPDFETLQRKLESRPFVLYGHSLGVFSPTNPLRIKIARFLLHRRYSLLYNTLLTFYAILLAIRTYEPENVVFLYRFTNWTDYFIFILSACFTGNDIAKIIAFGFWDDSEMFKAYGREYKSILQRSGIMKLYIYLREKYGKKLIDFIIPFRIISPGEETKYQQNSLSISLTKPYGSNENQRPFGTPRAFARSSWNRIDLVSSSCFWLGMFLSIRSYDSKAGIRIFKPLAILRILRLVNVDTGMPSILRGLKYGIPQLINVSSMLVYFWIFFGILGVQIFQGSFRRQCVWFNPEDPTDTYQYDMQFCGGYLDPVTKRRQNYIYEDGSEGSVSKGFLCPQYSKCVSNANPYNGRISFDNIVNSMELVFVIMSANTFTDLMYYTMDSDEMAACLFFIVCIFVLTIWLLNLLIAVLVSSFEIANEEYKKKKLVYGSRKTGYLARIVTGYWKYFKLKANQTRFPNWSLKGLTIYSHVEFIFVILIICDIGMRASVKVSTSTNYNNILLKTDRGISIVLFIESLARLVLYLPNMWKFLTKPSYVYDFIISIITLVISCLAVEGVLGHMYAWLSIFHISRFYRVIISFNLTKKLWKQILSNGVMIWNLSSFYFFFTFLVAIVMAVYFEGVIPPEEMADQPFGMYSLPNSFLSLFTIGSTENWTDILYALQKHSPNISSAFFCSVFFIIWFLLSNSVILNIFIALISESMEVKEEEKRPQQIKHYLKFVYPQKIQEYTHASLVARIRKKFFEGHKNEDTRDFKQFLMRGTAIMNIAQNMGELADEFKEPPSENLFKKGLSKLTIGVPSLKRLRMFANNPFYKNSDVVFTETNDINGRTYILELNEYEDEKLDYLKKYPLFNYSYYFFSPQHRFRKFCQRLVPPSTGKRTDGSRFFEDSTDLYNKRSYFHHIERDVFVFIFALATILLIVCSCYVTPLYRMHHKMGTWNWSSALDCAFIGAFSIEFIVKTVADGFLYSPNAYLRNPWNFIDFCVLISMWINLIAYLKNNGNLSRIFKGLTALRALRCLTISNTARQTFNLVMFDGLNKIFEAGLISLSLLFPFTVWGLSIFKGRLGTCNDGNLGRADCYNEYSNSVFQWDIMSPRVYQQPYLHLDSFASAFNSLYQIISLEGWVDLLENMMNSSGIGTPATVMGSAGNALFLVLFNFLSMVFILNLFVSFIVNNQARTTGSAYFTIEEKAWLESQKLLSQAKPKAIPNLIELSRIRQFFYQLAVEKKNFYYASFLQVVLYLHIIMLLSRSYDPGNLIGYQGVYFMFSTGVFLIQEALHMCGEGPRLYFRQKWNSIRLSIIIIAFIMNAVAFHVPASHYWFHNVKGFFLLVIFLFIIPQNDTLTELLETAMASLPPILSLTYTWGVLFLVYAIALNQIFGLTRLGSNTTDNINFRTVIKSMIVLFRCSFGEGWNYIMADLTVSEPYCSSDNNSNYTDCGSETYAYLLLMSWNIISMYIFVNMFVSLIIGNFSYVYRSGGSRSGINRSEIKKYIEAWSKFDTDGTGELELSYLPRIMHSFDGPLSFKIWEGRLTIKSLVKNYMEVNPDDPYDVKIDLIGLNKELNTINKAKIIQRKLQYRRFVQSIHYTNAYNGCIRFSDLLLQIPLYTAYSARECLGIDQYVHHLYILGKVDKFLENQRNFDVLEMVVTRWKFHCRMKRFIEPEWDTKNPIVSSHISNIDLSVESVPGTIEREPIATPRMDYGVNNFMWSPRMNQDSTMDSTEEPIDDNDGSQGSNNSIDR from the coding sequence ATGCAAGGGAGGAAGAGGACGCTTACAGAACCATTCGAGCCGAATACCAATCCATTTGGCGACAATGCAGCTGTAATGGCCGAAAACGTTGAGAATAATACCGAAGTAGGTGGTAATCGTCCAGAATCAAAACCACAAGCTTTGATTCCACCAGCTTTAAATATTGTGCCACCAGAGAGCACTAGCAACAGTACTGTTGAGCAAAAAGAGGACAGCtataatgaaaatgggAAAGATAACTCCTTAATCTCTAACATATTTCGTACTCGCATCGGAAGGAGCAGTCACGAAAACTTGAGCAGACCTAAACTCTCACTTCAAACAGCATCATTTGGCGCCGCTGAATCTTCCCGGCGTAATGTCTCACCTTCTGCAAGATCTGCCAAGTCTAGTTCGCAGTATATTGATTTAAATGACGAAAGGCTGCGCAGGCGTAGCTTTAGTAGTTATAGCCGAACATCTAGCAGGCGAGTTTCCAATTCACCAAGCTCAACAGATAGGCCTCCACGGTCGGCAAAAGTTTTATCGCTAATTGCTGCTGACGATAtggatgattttgaagatttgcAGAAAGGGTTCAAGAGCGCAATAGACGAAGAGGGTTTGACATGGCTGCCCCAATTAAAGTCAGAAAAAAGCCATACTGAATCGGTCGTTGGTGAAGatggagaagaagaagaagaaccagAATTCATACCTGATGTTCATACACCTAATGTAGGAACAAGTACTACTCCAGGGTCGATTCATCTTACACCAGAACCGGCACAAAATGGTTCTTTATCCGAGGGTCTAGAGGGCTCTATTAATaattcaagaaagaaatctAGCCCAAAGTTTTCCCGTCATTTGTCACCTCAAAAAGAAGGTAAAGATCAAACGGAAGTTATTGAGTATGCTGAAGAGATTCCAGATTTTGAAACCCTTCAAAGGAAATTAGAATCAAGGCCTTTTGTGCTTTATGGACACTCTCTTGGAGTTTTTTCACCTACGAATCCACtaagaataaaaattgCTCGTTTTTTGTTGCATAGGCGGTATTCGTTACTTTACAACACTTTATTGACATTTTATGCCATTCTCCTCGCGATAAGGACGTACGAGCCTGAAaatgttgtttttttgtacCGTTTCACCAACTGGACCgattatttcatttttattttgtctGCTTGCTTTACAGGCAATGATATTGCTAAAATAATTGCATTTGGATTTTGGGATGATTCTGAAATGTTTAAAGCCTATGGACGCGAATATAAATCAATATTACAGAGATCTGGAATAATGAAACTATACATATATTTGAGAGAAAAGTACGGCAAAAAGCTAATAGATTTCATTATTCCATTTAGGATTATATCACCAGGAGAAGAAACGaaatatcaacaaaattcTTTGAGTATTTCCCTAACAAAACCTTATGGTTCCAACGAAAATCAGAGGCCTTTTGGTACCCCAAGAGCGTTTGCGCGATCATCGTGGAATAGAATAGATCTGGTATCTTCAAGCTGCTTTTGGCTAGGTATGTTTCTATCTATAAGAAGTTATGATTCAAAAGCAGGTATAAGAATATTCAAGCCTCTAGCTATATTAAGAATTCTTCGGCTTGTAAATGTGGATACTGGTATGCCCTCGATTCTGAGGGGTTTGAAATATGGTATCCCACAGTTGATAAACGTTAGCTCCATGTTAGTTTACTTCTGGATTTTCTTTGGGATTTTGGGAGTACAGATTTTTCAAGGCTCTTTTCGAAGGCAATGTGTGTGGTTTAACCCTGAAGATCCTACCGATACTTACCAGTATGACATGCAGTTCTGTGGTGGTTACCTCGATCCAGTAACAAAACGAAGACAAAATTATATCTACGAGGACGGATCTGAAGGTTCTGTTTCGAAAGGTTTCCTTTGCCCACAGTATTCGAAGTGCGTCTCCAATGCCAACCCCTACAACGGTAGAATTAGCTTTGATAATATTGTTAATTCGATGGAGCtcgtttttgttattatgAGTGCCAATACCTTTACTGATTTAATGTATTACACGATGGATTCAGATGAAATGGCTGCgtgtttgttttttattgtttgcatttttgttttaacTATTTGGCTACTAAATTTACTTATTGCAGTCCTGGTATCGTCCTTTGAAATAGCCAACGAGGagtacaaaaaaaaaaagctcgTATATGGTTCTAGGAAGACAGGTTATCTTGCTCGCATAGTAACAGGTTACtggaaatatttcaaacTTAAGGCAAATCAGACAAGGTTTCCAAATTGGTCCCTAAAAGGACTAACTATTTACTCCCACGTTGAGTTTATCTTTGTCATACTTATTATTTGCGATATAGGTATGCGCGCCTCTGTTAAAGTATCTACTTCCACAAACTATAATAATATCCTCCTGAAAACTGATAGGGGGATTTCGattgttcttttcatcGAATCACTAGCAAGGCTAGTATTATATCTCCCCAATATGTGGAAGTTTTTAACAAAACCAAGTTACGTTTACGATTTTATTATATCAATTATTACTCTGGTTATTAGTTGCCTGGCTGTTGAAGGGGTTCTAGGACATATGTACGCCTGGCTATCCATTTTTCACATATCAAGGTTTTATAGGGTGATCATTTCCTTCAACTTAACAAAGAAACTATGGAAACAAATACTGAGTAATGGTGTTATGATTTGGAATTTATCCTcgttttacttttttttcacctttttGGTCGCTATAGTTATGGCTGTGTATTTCGAAGGCGTGATTCCTCCAGAGGAAATGGCAGACCAGCCGTTTGGAATGTATTCACTACCGAATTCATTCCTATCTTTGTTCACAATAGGTTCAACTGAAAATTGGACGGATATTTTATACGCCCTTCAAAAACACTCGCCAAACATATCTTCTGCCTTCTTTTGCTCAGtgtttttcattatatGGTTTCTCCTGTCCAACTCAGTGATCTTGAACATTTTCATTGCGTTGATATCAGAAAGTATGGaagtgaaagaagaagaaaaaaggcCACAACAAATTAAGCACTACCTTAAATTTGTCTATCCTCAAAAGATACAAGAATATACGCATGCCAGTTTGGTTGCGAGGATCCGtaaaaaattcttcgaAGGTCATAAGAATGAAGATACAAGAGATTTTAAACAATTTCTTATGAGAGGAACCGCTATCATGAACATAGCGCAGAATATGGGGGAGCTGGCCGATGAATTCAAAGAGCCGCCGTCCGAAAACCTATTCAAAAAGGGCTTATCAAAGCTCACAATTGGGGTTCCATCATTAAAAAGGTTGAGAATGTTTGCTAATAATCcattttataaaaatagtGACGTTGTATTTACAGAAACGAACGATATAAACGGGAGAACTTACATTTTGGAGTTGAATGAATACGAGGATGAAAAGTTagattatttgaaaaagtatcCTTTATTTAATTACTCgtattatttcttttctcctCAGCATAGATTTCGAAAGTTCTGTCAACGTTTGGTACCTCCAAGTACTGGAAAAAGGACTGATGGGTCACGATTTTTCGAAGATAGTACAGATCTATACAACAAAAGGAGCTATTTCCATCATATTGAAAGAGATGTATTTGTGTTTATTTTTGCACTTGCTACCATTTTACTAATTGTTTGCTCATGTTACGTCACACCCTTATACCGTATGCATCACAAGATGGGAACTTGGAATTGGTCCTCGGCATTAGATTGTGCCTTCATTGgtgctttttcaattgaattcATAGTGAAAACGGTTGCTGACGGGTTTTTATATTCTCCCAATGCTTACTTGAGGAATCCATGGAACTTTATTGACTTTTGCGTCCTCATCTCAATGTGGATTAACTTAATTGCGTACTTAAAAAACAACGGAAATTTATCCAGAATTTTTAAGGGGTTGACAGCCCTGAGGGCCCTCAGATGCCTGACAATCAGTAATACAGCGCGTCAAACATTCAACTTAGTCATGTTTGATGgtttgaataaaatatttgaagCTGGGTTAATCTCACTCAGTTTACTATTTCCATTTACAGTTTGGGGCTTAAGTATATTCAAAGGTCGCTTAGGTACTTGCAACGACGGAAATTTGGGTCGTGCAGATTGTTACAAtgaatattcaaattctgTTTTTCAGTGGGATATCATGTCTCCAAGGGTTTACCAGCAACCATATCTTCATCTGGATTCTTTCGCAAGCGCCTTCAACTCATTATACCAAATCATTTCATTGGAAGGGTGGGTAGATTTGTTGGAAAACATGATGAATAGCTCTGGAATAGGTACGCCAGCTACGGTAATGGGTTCGGCAGGGAATGCTTTATTCCTGGTTttgtttaattttcttAGTATGGTTTTCATTCTGAACTTGTTTGTTTCATTCATTGTAAATAACCAAGCAAGGACAACAGGAAGCGCTTACTTTACTATCGAAGAAAAGGCATGGCTGGAATCTCAGAAACTCTTATCTCAAGCCAAGCCAAAAGCTATTCCAAATTTAATTGAGTTATCAAGAATTaggcaatttttttatcaacttGCAGTtgagaaaaagaatttctACTACGCGTCGTTCCTACAGGTAGTACTTTATTTGCATATTATTATGCTCCTGAGTCGAAGCTACGATCCAGGAAACTTGATAGGTTATCAAGGTGTctattttatgttttctACTGGTGTATTCCTAATTCAAGAGGCACTGCACATGTGTGGTGAAGGACCAAGGTTATATTTCAgacaaaaatggaataGCATACGACTAAGTATTATCATTATAGCATTTATCATGAATGCTGTAGCATTCCACGTTCCAGCCTCTCACTATTGGTTCCACAATGTTAAGggatttttcttattggtaatatttttgtttattattcCTCAAAATGACACACTAACTGAACTATTAGAAACTGCGATGGCAAGCTTACCGCCTATTCTATCATTAACCTACACTTGGGGAGTTCTATTTTTGGTCTATGCTATTGCTTTGAACCAAATCTTCGGCTTAACAAGGTTAGGGAGCAATACGACAGATAACATAAACTTTAGGACAGTTATCAAATCTATGATCGTTTTGTTTAGATGCAGTTTTGGTGAGGGCTGGAATTATATCATGGCCGATCTAACTGTATCAGAGCCTTATTGCTCGTCTGATAATAATTCAAACTATACTGACTGTGGATCAGAGACATATGCCTATTTGCTACTGATGTCGTGGAATATCATTTCCATGTATATCTTTGTGAATATGTTTGTTTCGTTGATAATTGGTAATTTCAGTTATGTTTACCGTAGCGGTGGATCCCGCTCTGGCATCAACAGATCagagataaaaaaatacatcGAAGCGTGGTCCAAATTTGACACCGATGGAACCGGTGAGCTTGAACTGTCCTACCTCCCAAGGATAATGCATTCCTTTGATGGTCCCCTTTCATTTAAGATTTGGGAAGGTAGattaacaataaaaagTCTAGTCAAGAACTACATGGAGGTTAACCCAGATGACCCATATGATGTCAAGATAGATTTGATCGGATTAAACAAAGAGTTGAACACGATTAATAAAGCAAAGATCATACAGAGGAAACTACAATACAGGAGATTTGTCCAAAGCATTCATTATACGAATGCTTATAATGGATGTATCAGGTTCTCGGACTTGTTACTGCAAATACCTCTCTACACAGCTTATTCTGCAAGGGAATGTCTAGGTATTGATCAATATGTGCATCACCTGTATATCCTGGGTAAAGTAGACAAGTTCTTGGAAAACCAAAGGAATTTTGATGTTTTGGAGATGGTGGTAACAAGATGGAAATTCCATTGCAGGATGAAGCGCTTTATTGAACCCGAATGGGACACTAAAAATCCCATAGTATCGTCTCACATTTCGAATATAGACTTAAGTGTGGAATCTGTTCCAGGAACTATTGAAAGGGAACCTATCGCAACACCTAGAATGGATTACGGTGTTAACAATTTTATGTGGTCTCCGAGGATGAATCAAGACTCCACTATGGACTCTACGGAAGAACCAATAGATGATAATGACGGTAGCCAGGGCTCAAATAATTCAATTGATAGATAA
- the RPS0A gene encoding 40S ribosomal protein uS2 (Ribosomal 40S subunit protein S0A~similar to YGR214W), protein MSLPATFDLTPEDAQLLLAANTHLGARNVQVHQEPYVFNARPDGVHVINVGKTWEKLVLAARIIAAIPNPEDVVAISSRTFGQRAVLKFAAHTGATPIAGRFTPGSFTNYITRSFKEPRLVIVTDPRSDAQAIKEASYVNIPVIALTDLDSPSEFVDVAIPCNNRGKHSIGLIWYLLAREVLRLRGALVDRTQPWSIMPDLYFYRDPEEVEQQVAEEATTEEAGEEETKEEVTEEQAEATEWAEENADNVEW, encoded by the exons ATGTCCTTACCAGCTACTTTTGACTTGACTCCAGAAGATGCCCAACTTTTGTTGGCTGCTAACACTCACTTAGGTGCTAGAAACGTTCAA GTTCACCAAGAACCATATGTTTTCAATGCTAGACCAGATGGTGTCCACGTTATCAACGTTGGTAAGACCTGGGAAAAGTTGGTTTTGGCTGCTAGAATCATCGCTGCCATTCCAAACCCAGAAGACGTTGTTGCCATCTCTTCCAGAACTTTCGGTCAAAGGGCTGTTTTGAAGTTCGCTGCTCACACTGGTGCTACTCCAATCGCCGGTAGATTCACCCCAGGTTCTTTCACCAATTACATCACCCGTTCTTTCAAGGAACCAAGATTAGTTATTGTCACCGACCCAAGATCAGATGCTCAAGCTATCAAGGAAGCTTCTTACGTTAACATCCCAGTCATTGCTCTAACTGATCTGGACTCACCATCAGAATTCGTCGATGTTGCTATCCCATGTAACAACAGAGGTAAGCACTCCATTGGTTTAATCTGGTACTTATTGGCTAGAGAAGTCTTGAGACTAAGAGGTGCTTTGGTCGACAGAACTCAACCATGGTCCATCATGCCAGATTTGTACTTCTACAGAGACCCTGAAGAAGTTGAACAACAAGTTGCTGAAGAAGCCACCACTGAAGAAgctggtgaagaagaaaccaaGGAAGAAGTTACTGAAGAGCAAGCTGAAGCCACCGAATGGgctgaagaaaatgctgACAACGTCGAATGGTAA
- the GPI1 gene encoding phosphatidylinositol N-acetylglucosaminyltransferase (Membrane protein involved in the synthesis of GlcNAc-PI~similar to YGR216C), with translation MPNYIFWPYESFFENSAAQGPQVALAVSFEKTHFVVLGVCRPQDLEEVSIRPPYSVVATKENEEEGWDYKVAEPCNVHFRIPKLKFMQFYSSDPISLIIPEKEVGLHSSVGETLNFSKLEEHSRYKSDTKKLSETLNIINLFPAYCKALSELYPFIQTSQENSRYTILNRIAAWCSSTCIHKVVVKIGFYLTLVICSIASFVSSLLNYSHFQLVNYSAFVQQIDLRCQQICYFPVQYERINKKDNIHKAGPMVNQDNPNSQLLHSCTPSKFYPDYILLYNTVWLIINDISFGLILGAILIENREFLVSASHRVLKIFLYDSLKTITKTLASNPFGIKLNAELANFLSELFLWVIEFSYTAFIKKLIDPETLSTLLTLTIYMMFLVGFSFAVSLAIDFFAVLSFPIYVFYRISSKLYHCQLNIMASLFNLFCGKKRNVLRNRVDHNYFQLDQLLLGTLLFIILVFLTPTVMAFYMSYTVLRMLTITIEIFSEAVIALINHFPLFALLLRLKDPKRLPGGISIELKTTVSNKHTTLELQNNPIQFKSMFKPYNLLLAQMRANYFSFATVRQIVRGESVMVNRNKLYYVLYSSLPSKPLSARDLYKRLTIQT, from the coding sequence ATGCCAAATTATATATTCTGGCCATACGAATCCTTTTTTGAGAATTCTGCAGCTCAAGGGCCTCAGGTAGCTTTGGCAGTTTCATTCGAGAAGACACATTTTGTTGTCTTAGGTGTTTGCAGACCTCAGGATTTGGAAGAAGTAAGCATACGGCCCCCTTATTCGGTAGTAGCTACTAAGGAGAATGAAGAGGAGGGCTGGGATTACAAAGTTGCTGAGCCCTGTAATGTCCATTTTAGAATACCCAAGTTGAAGTTTATGCAATTCTATTCATCTGACCCCATCTCACTCATCATACCGGAAAAGGAGGTTGGTCTTCATAGCAGTGTTGGTGAAACCCTGAACTTTTCTAAGTTAGAGGAACATTCAAGGTATAAGAGCGATACTAAAAAATTGAGTGAAACTTTGAATATAATTAATCTTTTCCCCGCATATTGCAAGGCATTAAGTGAACTTTATCCGTTTATCCAAACCTCACAAGAAAACTCGAGGTATACTATCCTTAATCGGATTGCAGCTTGGTGTTCATCTACTTGCATTCATAAGGTTGTCGTAAAAATTGGCTTTTACCTGACATTGGTGATCTGCTCTATTGCTAGTTTCGTATCCTCGTTATTAAATTATTCACACTTTCAGTTGGTAAATTACTCGGCATTTGTCCAGCAAATAGATCTTCGCTGTCAACAAATTTGCTATTTTCCAGTACAGTATGAGCGTATTAATAAGAAGGACAACATACATAAAGCTGGCCCTATGGTAAATCAAGATAATCCTAACAGTCAATTGTTACATTCATGTACGCCTTCTAAATTCTATCCCgattatattttattgtataaCACAGTTTGGCTTATTATTAATGACATCTCATTTGGTCTAATATTGGGAGCCATACTCATAGAGAATCGAGAATTCTTGGTTTCAGCGTCCCATAGAGtgttgaagatttttttgtatgATTCATTAAAAACGATAACTAAAACGTTAGCTAGTAATCCCTTTGGCATTAAATTAAATGCAGAACTTGCCAACTTTTTGAGCGAACTATTTCTTTGGGTGATAGAGTTTTCTTATACTGCCtttataaaaaaacttaTCGATCCGGAAACATTATCAACTTTGCTCACGTTAACGATATACATGATGTTTCTTGttggtttttcttttgctgtTTCCCTAGcgattgatttttttgcagtTCTAAGTTTCCCAATATATGTTTTTTATCGTATCAGCAGTAAACTATATCATTGTCAGCTGAACATTATGGCCAGTCTTTTTAACCTGTTCTGTGGCAAAAAGAGGAACGTTTTACGGAATAGGGTTGATCATAATTATTTTCAACTAGATCAGTTGTTATTGGGaacattattatttattattctaGTGTTCTTGACTCCCACGGTGATGGCATTCTATATGTCGTACACGGTTTTGAGAATGTTGACAATAACTAtcgaaatattttcagaGGCTGTGATTGCACTCATTaatcattttcctttgtttgCATTATTACTTAGGTTAAAAGATCCCAAACGTCTACCTGGCGGTATTTCGATTGAACTCAAAACCACAGTCTCTAATAAGCATACGACACTAGAACTTCAAAACAATCCTATCCAATTTAAGAGTATGTTTAAACCATATAATTTATTGTTGGCACAAATGAGGGCGAACTATTTCTCATTTGCTACTGTACGACAGATTGTCCGAGGGGAGTCTGTAATGGTCAATAGGAATAAGTTGTATTATGTTCTTTATTCTTCATTGCCTAGTAAGCCATTAAGTGCAAGGGATTTATACAAAAGGCTAACCATTCAGACATGA
- the RSM27 gene encoding mitochondrial 37S ribosomal protein mS33 (Mitochondrial ribosomal protein of the small subunit~similar to YGR215W) produces the protein MNVPKARLLKIAELSAKIFDQNFNPTGIRSGSKILNARLKGPSVAAYYGNPDILKFRHLKTLYPDIEFVDLEEQYRLFMVEAKKRRGKGAPKKMKKDAAAAAKGKGKKKK, from the coding sequence ATGAACGTACCTAAGGCAAGACTTTTAAAAATAGCAGAGTTATCTGCCAAGATATTTGATCAGAATTTCAACCCAACTGGTATAAGAAGCGGTTCTAAGATTCTCAATGCGCGACTAAAGGGCCCTTCAGTGGCAGCCTATTACGGCAATCCGGACATCCTGAAGTTCAGGCATTTAAAGACATTATATCCTGATATCGAATTTGTAGATCTTGAGGAGCAGTATCGATTATTTATGGTAGAAGCAAAGAAACGTCGTGGTAAAGGTGCTCcgaaaaagatgaagaaggatGCAGCTGCAGCTGCAAAGGGGAAgggcaagaaaaaaaaatga